The nucleotide window GTTTGTGATTTCAGAATTTTGACGAGATTCTAATTCGTTCCCATCTATCTTTACGTTGTTGTAGATATTGGTATTTCTGTTGGTATTTTTAGATTCTCTGTAACCACCGCCACCGTTTAAAAACCAAGAAAAATTGCCTTTTCTCCAGCTTAAACTTGTGTTGAGGTTGGTCTGAGGAAGATATCCAAGCGTTCCGATCACACTTCCGTTGAAACCTGTTTTTTTGTTTTTCTTAAGTATGATATTCAAAATACCAGCGGTTCCGCTCGCTTCAAATTTCGAAGAAGGATTTGTGATCACTTCAATCTTTTCGATTTGATCTGCCGGAATACTTTGCAACGCATTCGCACCATCATCGATTCCGAGAAGGGCAGAAGGTTTTCCATTGATCAAAAATCTCACATTGGAACTCCCTCTCATAGAAACTGTTCCGTCCGTATCCACAGAAACTGAAGGTACATTTTGCAAAACATCCTGCAAACTTCCACCTTTGCTCACCAGATCCTGAGAAGGGTCGTAAGTTTTTTTATCGAGTTCTACTTTATAAGGTTTTGTAGAAGCTGCTGTAATGACAACACCTTGGATATCGGTTGTATTCGTCAGGTTCGTTTTTCCCGCTGATACAATTACAAAAGGTGCAATTGGTCCCGCTTTTTCAACTCTTATTGTCTGCGTGAATTTTTTGTAATCTACAGCTTCGATTGTGACATCGTAGCTTCCCGGAGTCAAATCTAATTTATAGTTCCCATCTGCATCTGCCAGTGCGGCATCGCTCAATTGTGAATTTTGTTGGTTTTTGAAAGTTACAGACGCATATCCAATTGCGCCATTTGCATCTTTCACATTTCCAGAAACATTCACTTTTTGCTGAGCCATTACAAAGCTTGCGGCTCCTATTGTCAAGGCAAGACCAAAAGCTCTCTTTTGAAATACACTTACAATTTCCGTTCTTTTCATTCCTAGTTTATTTATGAGCACTTGCTCTATTTATTTTATATTCTTTTTATTCAGCCAATCTTGGTAAGCTTTTGCGTTTATCGCATGTTCTGCAGCATTGTCCGTGAATTTATGATAACCAAATCTCGATGGATCCGCACACATAAAGATGTAATTGTTGTTCTCTGCATCCAAAACCGCATTCAGAGAATTTTGGTCAACAATACAAATTGGACCTGGTGGAATGCCTTTATTCGCATACGTATTATAAGGCGAAGGTTCTTTTAGGTGTTTGTAATAGACACGTTTAATTTGTTGTGTAAAATTACTGGCTTTGTTCACAGCATAGATCACCGTAGGGTCACTTTGCAGTTTCATTCCTTTTTTATATCGATTCAGATATAGGCCAGCGATTGTTTTCTGCTCATCCGGTTTTCCACCTGATTCTTTGTAAACGATAGAGGCCAAAGCGTAGATTTGATCTCTTGTCAAGCCGGATTGTTTTTCTTTTGCAATTCTCTCCGCAGTCCAAAATGCTTTATATTCATTGTCGAATTTCTCAAAGAATTCCTTAGGCGTCACGGTCCAGAAGAAATCGTAGGTGTTATTGAAGAAATATTTTTTCAGATCTTCAGCATTTTTGTAACCTTTGCTGACAGCGATTTCATTCATTTGATCAGCAAATTTTGTGGAATCGATTTCTGTCTTTTTGGTCACTCGACCGATCATCTGATAAACATCATCGAAGTCTTTGATCCGGAAAGAATTCGGTGTTTGATTTCCTGCGAGGATCATATTGACGATTTCGCGGTTGTTCATTCCCGATTTCAGTTCGTAGCGTCCTGGTTTGTAATTTGCCCCAAGATTTTTGTCTTCTGCGATACTGGTGAAATGATCTTTATTTTTAATATAAGGAGAGATCGAATCCAAGATCTGCTGAGACTTCGCATTGTGCGGGATCAAAACAAAGCCTTCTTTCTCCACATTATTTCCGACATATTTATTGTAAAATCTGATCCCGAAAAATCCCAGGATCGCGATGACAACAATAGATATTATAAGAATTATTTTTTTCATAGTTTAATTTGTAAAAGAGATCTAGAACTTTAAATTTTTTAATTTTCTAATTATTGAATCTTTAATTATAATGCAATATCTCCTTTAAAAACTTGATTTGCTGGCCCTTCCAACCAAATGTCACTGAAACCTTCGCCATTTTTCTCAGCATAAACTTTCAGTTGTCCACCCAAAACCTTGACTGCAACAGAGGTTTGATTGTTTTTATCCATAAAAGTTAAAGCCGCAGCCGTCACTCCGGTTCCACAACTGTAGGTCTCATCTTCCACGCCACGCTCGTAGGTTCTTACAAACAATTCCCTGTCAGAAACAGTTTCCACAAAGTTGACATTGATCCCTTCTTTCTTATAAGTTTCAGAATTTCGTATTTCGTTACCATTTTTGAAAACATTATAATTATTTAACATTTCCACGTACTTTACGTAATGTGGTGAACCAGTATTTAAAACAAAGTCATTTCCGTCTGTGCTAATGTTTTTCACATCGATCATTTTCAATTTTACGATGCCGTTTTTGATTTCCGCTTTGTGTAGTCCATCGATCGCATCAAATGTCGTCTTGTCCTCGAAAATATCCAAGAAATGGGCAAATGCCACGATGCAACGGCCACCATTTCCGCACATTGTACTCTCGTTCCCGTCGGAATTGTAATACACCATTTTGAAGTCCGATTTTTCATCGTTTTCAAGTAGGATCAGACCGTCGCCACCTATTCCGAAACGTCTGTCGCAGAGTTTTTCGATGAATTCGGTGCTTTTTGGGAATTCCAGATCGCGGTTGTCGATCATTACAAAATCATTTCCTGTTCCTTGATATTTATAAAATTTGATTTGTTTGTTCATAGTTCCTGTATTGGTAAATGCAACGCTTAAGTATATTTTGTTGAAACAATATTTCCACAAGCATTTTATTTATAATTCTGATTGTTAGTTGATTAATTTGATTTTCCATTACAAAAATCAAGCCTGTAAAAATACTTATTTTAAAGACAATCCAATCTTGATAAATGTTATTTAAATTTAATCTAAAATGCTCCTTCATTATAGAATTTCTCAATCTTGCTATGTTGAATTTTTTTAATTATTATACCTATCTTTGTTCGTCGAAAAAATGAAAGAAGATCAATTACTTACGCTCATTCTAAAAGCCCGAGACAAAGATCAAAAGGCTCAGACACAACTCATTAATTCTTTTTGGGTGGATGTGTTCTCATTTGTGATGAACAAAGTGAAAGATGAAAATGATGCGGATGAGATCACGGTTTCGGTTTTTTCGAAAGTCTTGAACAAGTTAGATCTCTTCGATCCCAGCTTCCAGTTCAAAACCTGGATCTTGACAATCGCGCAAAATACGATCATCGATTTTTGGAGAAAAAGAAGCCGCGAAAACGAAGATCCAAATGCCAACCTTCAAGACGTTAAGAATGAATTTGCAAGATCTCCCGAGGAGTTATTGATCTCCGAAGAAGACCAGCAAAAGATCATCAAGATCATAGAAACAATGGATGCTAAGAATCAAGACATTATCC belongs to Chryseobacterium sp. KACC 21268 and includes:
- the mltG gene encoding endolytic transglycosylase MltG; this encodes MKKIILIISIVVIAILGFFGIRFYNKYVGNNVEKEGFVLIPHNAKSQQILDSISPYIKNKDHFTSIAEDKNLGANYKPGRYELKSGMNNREIVNMILAGNQTPNSFRIKDFDDVYQMIGRVTKKTEIDSTKFADQMNEIAVSKGYKNAEDLKKYFFNNTYDFFWTVTPKEFFEKFDNEYKAFWTAERIAKEKQSGLTRDQIYALASIVYKESGGKPDEQKTIAGLYLNRYKKGMKLQSDPTVIYAVNKASNFTQQIKRVYYKHLKEPSPYNTYANKGIPPGPICIVDQNSLNAVLDAENNNYIFMCADPSRFGYHKFTDNAAEHAINAKAYQDWLNKKNIK
- a CDS encoding sigma-70 family RNA polymerase sigma factor, translated to MKEDQLLTLILKARDKDQKAQTQLINSFWVDVFSFVMNKVKDENDADEITVSVFSKVLNKLDLFDPSFQFKTWILTIAQNTIIDFWRKRSRENEDPNANLQDVKNEFARSPEELLISEEDQQKIIKIIETMDAKNQDIIRLRFFEEKSIKEIAEELNLSVANTKVRIMRAKKILAELLKEDETDF
- the dapF gene encoding diaminopimelate epimerase, which encodes MNKQIKFYKYQGTGNDFVMIDNRDLEFPKSTEFIEKLCDRRFGIGGDGLILLENDEKSDFKMVYYNSDGNESTMCGNGGRCIVAFAHFLDIFEDKTTFDAIDGLHKAEIKNGIVKLKMIDVKNISTDGNDFVLNTGSPHYVKYVEMLNNYNVFKNGNEIRNSETYKKEGINVNFVETVSDRELFVRTYERGVEDETYSCGTGVTAAALTFMDKNNQTSVAVKVLGGQLKVYAEKNGEGFSDIWLEGPANQVFKGDIAL